Proteins from a genomic interval of Rhodococcus rhodochrous:
- a CDS encoding PPA1309 family protein, with amino-acid sequence MNQRLPVPSEQGLARAVHEIIDFADAEGWDRPPVMFALVPTVLLAAAEPTLADQLDEGHEYTPIAQEDFPDDVEGGSPALEEFLATTTWPGSVAGCALVQEVVVLPPSAENELDDAFAPLLADTHAADEAARLAAHTHPERRAARLISAVLRDGPSLSLLQLRPLDDDDPFAGAELRTYDNLAPHVVAALYATLEASDDDY; translated from the coding sequence TCCACGAGATCATCGATTTCGCGGATGCGGAGGGTTGGGACCGCCCTCCCGTGATGTTCGCGCTCGTCCCGACCGTGCTCCTCGCAGCCGCCGAACCCACCCTCGCCGACCAGCTCGACGAGGGACACGAGTACACCCCGATCGCGCAGGAGGACTTCCCCGACGACGTCGAGGGCGGCAGTCCCGCACTCGAGGAGTTCCTCGCCACGACCACCTGGCCCGGCTCTGTCGCCGGGTGCGCGCTCGTGCAGGAGGTGGTGGTGCTGCCGCCGAGCGCCGAGAACGAACTCGACGACGCCTTCGCGCCGCTGCTCGCCGACACCCACGCGGCCGACGAGGCGGCACGACTCGCAGCGCACACTCACCCGGAACGACGCGCCGCCCGCCTCATCTCCGCGGTCCTGCGCGACGGGCCGTCGCTCTCGCTCCTGCAGTTGCGTCCGCTCGACGACGACGATCCGTTCGCGGGTGCCGAACTGCGGACCTACGACAACCTCGCCCCGCACGTCGTGGCGGCGTTGTACGCAACCCTGGAGGCGAGCGACGACGACTACTGA
- a CDS encoding YlbL family protein produces MNRRYVLPLALVLPILVIVVVAFNVRAPYVALGPGPVFDTLGEIEGTPVVALEGIEADETEGSLFMTTVGVTDNLTLAQTFTAWISGRYGVAPREQVYPPDRSKDEVQAVDQAQFAQSERSAELAALHYLDLPVTLRIAEVGQDAPASGLLEAGDRIVAVGGEEMRTAGQVQRAVGDVPPGESVGITVLRGDAEESFDVPVGPRPGDPDKGFLGIATEEVPEVPFEVTFNLADIGGPSAGLMFSLAVVDKLSPGLLNGGLDVAGTGTIDSDGMVGPIGGITHKLTAASEDGATVFLVPAENCAEAQSGAPEGVQLVKVETLEGAIDALAAIADGRDAPTCS; encoded by the coding sequence GTGAATCGTCGCTACGTCCTGCCGCTCGCGCTCGTGCTCCCGATCCTCGTCATCGTGGTCGTGGCGTTCAACGTCCGGGCGCCGTACGTGGCGCTCGGCCCCGGCCCCGTCTTCGACACGCTCGGCGAGATCGAGGGCACCCCGGTCGTGGCGCTCGAGGGGATCGAGGCGGACGAGACCGAGGGCAGTCTGTTCATGACGACCGTCGGGGTCACCGACAATCTCACCCTCGCGCAGACCTTCACCGCCTGGATCAGCGGTCGCTACGGCGTCGCGCCGCGCGAGCAGGTCTATCCGCCCGACCGCAGCAAGGACGAAGTGCAGGCCGTCGACCAGGCGCAGTTCGCCCAGTCGGAGCGGTCCGCCGAACTCGCCGCTCTGCACTATCTCGATCTGCCGGTGACCCTGCGGATCGCCGAGGTGGGCCAGGACGCTCCCGCCTCCGGGTTGCTCGAAGCGGGCGACCGGATCGTCGCCGTCGGCGGCGAGGAGATGCGCACGGCCGGCCAGGTCCAGCGCGCGGTCGGCGACGTGCCGCCCGGCGAGTCGGTGGGCATCACCGTCCTGCGCGGCGATGCCGAGGAGTCGTTCGACGTCCCCGTCGGTCCACGGCCCGGCGACCCGGACAAGGGCTTCCTGGGCATCGCCACCGAGGAGGTTCCCGAGGTGCCCTTCGAGGTCACCTTCAACCTGGCCGACATCGGCGGCCCGTCCGCCGGCCTGATGTTCAGTCTGGCCGTGGTGGACAAGCTCAGCCCGGGCCTGCTCAACGGCGGCCTGGACGTCGCCGGGACCGGCACGATCGACTCGGACGGGATGGTCGGGCCGATCGGCGGGATCACCCACAAGCTCACCGCGGCGTCGGAGGACGGCGCGACCGTCTTCCTGGTGCCCGCCGAGAACTGCGCGGAGGCGCAGAGCGGCGCCCCCGAGGGTGTGCAGCTCGTGAAGGTCGAGACGCTCGAGGGCGCGATCGACGCGCTGGCAGCGATCGCGGACGGACGCGACGCGCCGACCTGCAGCTGA
- a CDS encoding zinc-dependent metalloprotease produces the protein MSDTPFGFSNPDDDPDRRKDEGSGSGGSGGGIPFGFGLPGSGGGDNPFGGQGFDPAQFGQMLSQFGQMLAGMGSAMGSGGGSGPVNYDIATKLARQQIGSVDPVSPRTADAVTDAARLAELWLDAATTLPAGASKVVAWTPVDWLDNTLETWKRLCDPIAEQVNGMMLNGLPEEARAMAGPMLGMFSQMGGVAFGSQLGQALGQLSKEVLTSTDIGLPLGPEGTAALLPAAVESFGEGLEQPAQEVLVFLAARETAHQRLYSHVPWLRQRMLATVEEYARGIRMDMSSIEDLAQGLDPSALTDPSKLEEILKQGAFEPQTTPEQKAALERLETMLALVEGWVETVVADALGERLPGASALTETLRRRRATGGPAEQTFATLVGLELRPRKVREAAALWRRLTTDAGTEARDHVWAHPDLLPDSSDLDNPAAFVDRVIGGGTGAFDDPIAQLQATMEREQAERDRAAEEGSDEDRPGDDSTS, from the coding sequence ATGAGCGACACGCCCTTCGGATTCTCGAATCCCGACGACGACCCCGACCGCAGGAAGGACGAGGGTTCCGGTAGCGGCGGATCCGGTGGCGGTATCCCCTTCGGATTCGGACTGCCCGGCAGCGGCGGGGGCGACAACCCGTTCGGCGGTCAGGGCTTCGATCCCGCGCAGTTCGGTCAGATGCTCAGCCAGTTCGGCCAGATGCTCGCCGGCATGGGTAGCGCCATGGGTTCCGGCGGCGGCTCGGGCCCGGTCAACTACGACATTGCGACGAAGCTCGCACGACAGCAGATCGGGTCCGTCGACCCGGTCTCGCCCCGCACCGCCGACGCCGTGACCGACGCCGCGCGCCTCGCGGAACTGTGGCTCGACGCGGCCACCACGCTTCCCGCGGGTGCGTCGAAGGTCGTGGCGTGGACGCCCGTCGACTGGCTCGACAACACCCTCGAGACGTGGAAGCGCCTGTGCGATCCGATCGCCGAGCAGGTCAACGGGATGATGCTGAACGGTCTGCCCGAGGAGGCCCGCGCGATGGCCGGGCCCATGCTCGGCATGTTCTCCCAGATGGGCGGGGTCGCCTTCGGCTCCCAGCTCGGTCAGGCCCTCGGCCAGCTGTCGAAGGAAGTGCTCACCTCCACCGACATCGGTCTCCCGCTCGGCCCGGAGGGCACCGCTGCTCTGCTGCCGGCCGCGGTCGAGAGCTTCGGTGAAGGACTCGAGCAGCCCGCCCAGGAGGTGCTCGTCTTCCTCGCCGCACGCGAGACCGCCCACCAGCGCCTCTACAGCCACGTGCCGTGGCTGCGTCAGCGAATGCTGGCGACCGTCGAGGAGTACGCACGCGGCATCCGCATGGACATGTCGTCGATCGAGGATCTCGCGCAGGGACTCGATCCGTCGGCACTCACCGACCCGTCCAAGCTCGAGGAGATCCTCAAGCAGGGCGCGTTCGAACCCCAGACCACCCCGGAGCAGAAGGCCGCACTCGAACGACTCGAGACGATGCTCGCGCTCGTCGAGGGCTGGGTCGAGACGGTCGTCGCCGACGCGCTCGGCGAGCGGCTCCCGGGCGCCTCGGCCCTGACCGAGACCCTGCGCCGTCGCCGCGCCACGGGCGGACCGGCGGAACAGACCTTCGCCACGCTCGTCGGCCTCGAACTGCGGCCCCGGAAGGTGCGCGAGGCCGCCGCGCTGTGGCGACGTCTCACCACCGACGCCGGCACCGAGGCCCGCGACCACGTGTGGGCGCACCCCGACCTGCTGCCGGACTCGTCGGATCTCGACAACCCGGCAGCCTTCGTCGACCGTGTGATCGGCGGCGGTACCGGAGCCTTCGACGATCCGATCGCCCAGCTGCAGGCGACCATGGAACGCGAGCAGGCCGAACGGGATCGCGCCGCCGAGGAGGGATCCGACGAGGATCGTCCCGGGGACGACAGCACCTCCTAG
- a CDS encoding ABC1 kinase family protein: MMGGVPDIPRRSSSRTAKLASIPLGIAGRAAVGFGRRLAGGDREEIDAEMTAKAAEQLFSVLGELKGGAMKFGQALSVMEAAVPEEFAEPYREALTKLQAEAPPLPARAVHRVLDQQLGTKWRERFESFDDVPVASASIGQVHRAVWSDGREVAVKVQYPGADEALRADMRTLSRFAGLFATMMPGADVRALLDELSARTEEELDYRIEADNQRAFAKAFAGDEKFLIPRVVASAPKVVVTEWLSATPLSAIINGGTREQRNRAGALLAEFHFCSPARAGLLHSDPHPGNFMLLDDGRLGVIDFGATAAMPDGFPPVLGRMVRLALEERFDELTRLLYDNKFVLPGRTVTDEEIADYLRPFTDPIHTESFHFTRAWLQRVAGTATDFSSSTFKTARTLNLPPEYVGVFRVLLGSVGICAQLDAEAPYMRILSEWLPGFVEE, encoded by the coding sequence ATGATGGGGGGCGTGCCAGACATCCCTCGCAGAAGCTCGTCCCGCACTGCCAAGCTCGCGAGCATTCCCCTGGGAATCGCCGGGCGCGCGGCCGTCGGTTTCGGTCGTCGGCTCGCCGGTGGGGATCGGGAGGAGATCGACGCCGAGATGACGGCGAAGGCCGCCGAACAGTTGTTCAGCGTGCTGGGCGAACTCAAGGGTGGCGCCATGAAGTTCGGCCAGGCCCTGAGCGTGATGGAAGCCGCCGTCCCGGAGGAGTTCGCCGAACCGTATCGGGAGGCGCTCACCAAACTGCAGGCCGAGGCCCCTCCCCTGCCCGCCCGGGCCGTGCACCGCGTGCTCGACCAGCAACTCGGCACGAAGTGGCGTGAGCGCTTCGAGTCGTTCGACGACGTGCCCGTCGCGTCGGCCAGCATCGGCCAGGTGCACCGGGCCGTGTGGTCGGACGGACGCGAGGTCGCGGTGAAGGTCCAGTACCCGGGCGCCGACGAGGCGCTGCGCGCCGACATGCGCACGCTGTCCCGGTTCGCCGGGTTGTTCGCCACGATGATGCCGGGCGCCGATGTGCGTGCGTTGCTCGACGAGTTGTCCGCACGCACCGAGGAAGAACTCGACTACCGGATCGAGGCCGACAACCAGCGGGCCTTCGCGAAGGCCTTCGCCGGCGACGAGAAGTTCCTGATCCCGCGTGTCGTCGCGAGTGCACCGAAGGTCGTCGTGACCGAATGGCTTTCGGCGACACCACTGTCGGCGATCATCAACGGTGGTACGCGCGAGCAGCGCAACCGGGCCGGTGCGCTGCTCGCGGAGTTCCACTTCTGTTCGCCCGCACGCGCCGGTCTGCTCCACAGCGACCCGCATCCGGGCAATTTCATGCTTCTCGACGACGGCCGTCTCGGGGTCATCGACTTCGGCGCCACGGCGGCGATGCCCGACGGCTTCCCGCCGGTGCTCGGGCGGATGGTCCGGCTCGCGCTCGAGGAACGTTTCGACGAACTCACCCGGCTGCTCTACGACAACAAGTTCGTGCTGCCCGGCCGCACGGTTACCGACGAGGAGATCGCCGATTACCTCCGGCCGTTCACCGATCCGATCCACACCGAGTCGTTCCACTTCACCCGCGCATGGCTGCAGCGGGTGGCGGGCACGGCCACGGACTTCTCGAGTTCGACCTTCAAGACGGCCCGGACACTGAATCTTCCGCCCGAGTACGTGGGTGTGTTCCGGGTGCTGCTCGGTTCGGTCGGCATCTGCGCTCAGCTCGACGCCGAAGCGCCGTACATGCGCATCCTCAGTGAATGGCTACCCGGCTTCGTCGAGGAGTGA
- a CDS encoding VOC family protein has translation MSLATTRFLPVLDCPDPRALADFYRRLLGWTITNERENWVELARDDSTAIAFQRDPDFTPRHWPADGVHAHLDFHVPDLDEAERLVLGLDALRADDGSNKSTFRVFRDPAGHYFCLCAE, from the coding sequence ATGTCCCTCGCGACCACGAGATTCCTGCCCGTCCTCGACTGCCCGGATCCGCGCGCGCTCGCCGACTTCTACCGCCGGTTGCTCGGATGGACGATCACCAACGAGCGAGAGAACTGGGTCGAACTCGCCCGTGACGACTCGACCGCCATCGCGTTCCAGCGCGATCCCGACTTCACGCCGCGTCACTGGCCCGCCGACGGTGTGCACGCCCATCTCGACTTCCACGTGCCCGATCTCGACGAAGCCGAACGTCTCGTCCTTGGGCTCGACGCGCTGCGCGCCGACGACGGATCGAACAAGAGCACCTTCCGGGTGTTCCGCGACCCGGCGGGGCACTACTTCTGCCTGTGCGCCGAGTGA
- a CDS encoding ATP-dependent DNA helicase UvrD2 — protein MMEAMCADVVDGLDPEQAAAVLAPRGPVCVLAGAGTGKTRTITRRIAHLVSAGHVSAGQVLAVTFTARAAGEMRSRLRALGIGGDGTQVQARTFHAAALRQLRYFWPQVVGDTPWQLLDRKFAAVSQAAHRCGFPTDTDTVRDLLSEIEWSKGTLVAPEDYPAAAARAHRTPPADPERVARVYETYEQLKTRSGDGMYLDFDDLLLHTAAALEDNLAVAEEFRDRYRCFVVDEYQDVTPLQQRVLDAWLGERDDLTVVGDANQTIYSFTGATPKHLLDFSRRFPDATVVRLERDYRSTPEVVDLANRVIGAARGRIAGTRLKLVGQRPSGPEPTFAEFDDEPAEAQAVAKAVAKLMGKGVPAAEIAVLYRINAQSEAYEQAFTQAGIPYQVRGGEGFFNRAEVRQAVNALRQVGTRDDLPEDAGRGAGLLSLVRATLVPLGLTDTEPVGAQARERWASLVALVQLTEELLEHEPDLDLQGLLRDLAARAEARQPPTVQGVTLASLHAAKGLEWDAVFLVGLTDGTLPITHVTGDKDTPPDEAGIEEERRLLYVGVTRARVHLQLSWALSRTAGGRRSRRRSRFLHGLIPDSSPASKIAEPASPRKKRPQCRVCGKPLMGTTSTMLGRCEGCPSDLDENLLVALKEWRRERSKEMKVPAYVVFSDNTLVAIAEQQPRDDRALVAIPGIGAKKLEQYGADVLALVRGERTVDTLDL, from the coding sequence ATGATGGAGGCCATGTGTGCGGATGTGGTGGACGGTCTCGACCCCGAGCAGGCAGCAGCGGTACTCGCCCCACGCGGACCGGTCTGCGTGCTTGCCGGTGCCGGCACCGGCAAGACCCGCACCATCACGCGCCGCATCGCCCACCTCGTCTCCGCCGGTCACGTCTCCGCCGGCCAGGTCCTCGCCGTCACCTTCACTGCCCGCGCGGCAGGGGAGATGCGCTCACGCCTGCGCGCCCTGGGCATCGGCGGCGACGGCACGCAGGTGCAGGCCCGCACCTTCCACGCCGCCGCCCTGCGGCAGCTGCGGTACTTCTGGCCGCAGGTCGTCGGCGACACGCCGTGGCAACTGCTCGACCGCAAGTTCGCGGCGGTCTCGCAGGCCGCGCACCGGTGCGGCTTCCCGACCGACACCGACACCGTGCGCGACCTGCTGTCGGAGATCGAATGGTCCAAGGGCACGCTCGTCGCGCCCGAGGACTATCCCGCCGCGGCCGCCCGCGCCCACCGCACCCCACCGGCCGATCCAGAGCGGGTCGCGCGCGTCTACGAGACCTACGAGCAGCTCAAGACCCGGTCGGGCGACGGGATGTATCTCGACTTCGACGACCTGCTGCTGCACACCGCCGCGGCCCTCGAGGACAACCTCGCGGTGGCCGAGGAGTTCCGCGACCGCTACCGCTGCTTCGTCGTCGACGAGTACCAGGACGTCACTCCGCTGCAGCAGCGCGTGCTCGACGCCTGGCTCGGCGAGCGCGACGACCTCACGGTGGTCGGCGACGCCAACCAGACCATCTACTCGTTCACCGGCGCCACCCCGAAGCACCTGCTCGACTTCTCCCGCCGGTTCCCCGACGCCACGGTCGTACGCCTCGAACGCGATTACCGCTCCACCCCGGAGGTGGTCGACCTCGCCAACCGCGTGATCGGCGCGGCGCGGGGCCGCATCGCCGGCACCCGGCTCAAGCTCGTCGGTCAGCGTCCGTCCGGACCGGAGCCCACCTTCGCCGAGTTCGACGACGAGCCCGCCGAAGCCCAGGCGGTCGCCAAGGCCGTCGCGAAACTGATGGGCAAGGGGGTCCCGGCAGCCGAGATCGCGGTGCTCTACCGCATCAATGCCCAGTCCGAGGCCTACGAGCAGGCGTTCACGCAGGCGGGAATCCCGTACCAGGTGCGCGGAGGTGAAGGCTTCTTCAACCGCGCGGAGGTCCGGCAGGCGGTCAATGCCCTGCGTCAGGTGGGTACACGCGACGACCTGCCGGAGGACGCCGGTCGCGGTGCCGGGCTGCTCAGCCTCGTCCGGGCCACCCTGGTGCCGCTGGGCCTGACCGACACCGAACCGGTGGGTGCGCAGGCACGCGAGCGCTGGGCGTCGCTCGTCGCGCTCGTGCAGCTCACCGAGGAACTACTCGAGCACGAACCCGACCTCGATCTGCAGGGCCTGCTGCGCGATCTCGCGGCTCGTGCCGAGGCGCGTCAGCCACCGACCGTCCAGGGCGTCACGCTCGCGTCTCTGCACGCGGCGAAGGGCCTCGAATGGGACGCCGTCTTCCTCGTCGGGCTCACCGACGGCACCCTGCCGATCACCCACGTCACCGGCGACAAGGACACCCCGCCCGACGAGGCCGGCATCGAGGAGGAACGGCGGCTGCTCTACGTCGGCGTCACTCGTGCCCGCGTGCACCTGCAGTTGTCGTGGGCGTTGTCCCGCACGGCGGGCGGTCGCCGGTCGCGGCGACGCTCCCGCTTCCTGCACGGGCTCATCCCCGACAGTTCACCCGCGTCGAAGATCGCCGAACCGGCCTCCCCGCGGAAGAAGCGCCCGCAGTGCCGTGTCTGCGGCAAGCCGCTCATGGGCACCACCTCGACCATGCTCGGTCGCTGCGAGGGTTGCCCCTCCGATCTCGACGAGAATCTGCTCGTCGCGCTCAAGGAATGGCGCCGGGAGCGCTCGAAGGAGATGAAGGTTCCGGCCTACGTCGTCTTCAGCGACAACACCCTCGTCGCGATCGCCGAACAGCAGCCGCGCGACGATCGGGCGCTGGTCGCCATCCCGGGGATCGGGGCGAAGAAGCTCGAGCAGTACGGCGCCGACGTGCTCGCCCTCGTGCGGGGGGAGCGCACCGTCGATACCCTCGACCTCTAG
- a CDS encoding mycoredoxin, protein MTTTDAPALTVYSTTWCGYCRRLKTQLDQNGIAYTEIDIESDPAAAEFVGSVNNGNHVVPTVKFADGSTATNPSLAEVQRALGL, encoded by the coding sequence ATGACGACCACCGACGCACCCGCCCTGACCGTCTACTCCACCACCTGGTGCGGTTACTGCAGGCGGCTGAAGACCCAGCTCGACCAGAACGGCATCGCGTACACCGAGATCGACATCGAGTCGGATCCGGCCGCGGCGGAGTTCGTCGGCAGCGTCAACAACGGCAACCACGTGGTGCCCACCGTCAAGTTCGCCGACGGCAGCACCGCCACCAACCCGTCGCTCGCCGAGGTCCAGCGCGCTCTGGGTCTGTAG
- the nudC gene encoding NAD(+) diphosphatase, whose translation MTGFALSGTPLLSRTVVDRAEELRSDEDALRAGWADAKLLRVDRRNQVRVSDSALVLGEASELGPEPVEGAIFLGIRDGHHVWAARVLAQTGTVADLRRVGERLDDADADLMVSAVALLNWHDNAGYSAVDGSPTRPTMSGWSRISTETGHEEFPRTDPAIICLVHDGHDRVLLARQPVWPERRFSVLAGFVEAGESLESCVVREIREEVGVEVRDVRYLGSQPWPFPRSLMLGFAAIADPEQALDFRDGEITEARWFTREEVRAALATGDWASAEDAPLLLPGSISIARGMLEGWAKD comes from the coding sequence GTGACCGGTTTCGCTCTGTCGGGTACCCCGCTGCTCTCTCGTACCGTCGTCGACCGGGCGGAGGAGCTGCGTTCGGACGAGGACGCCCTGCGCGCCGGCTGGGCCGACGCGAAACTCCTGCGGGTCGATCGACGCAACCAGGTCCGCGTCTCCGACAGCGCTCTCGTGCTCGGTGAGGCGTCGGAACTCGGTCCCGAACCGGTCGAGGGCGCGATCTTCCTGGGTATCCGCGACGGACATCACGTCTGGGCGGCCCGCGTCCTGGCGCAGACGGGCACGGTGGCCGATCTGCGACGCGTCGGCGAGCGTCTCGACGATGCCGACGCCGACCTGATGGTCAGCGCGGTCGCATTGCTGAACTGGCACGACAACGCCGGCTACAGCGCGGTCGACGGCTCGCCCACCCGCCCGACGATGTCCGGCTGGTCGCGGATCAGCACCGAGACCGGGCACGAGGAGTTCCCGCGCACCGACCCGGCGATCATCTGTCTCGTGCACGACGGACACGATCGGGTCCTGCTCGCCCGGCAGCCGGTGTGGCCCGAACGGCGCTTCTCCGTTCTCGCGGGCTTCGTCGAAGCCGGTGAGTCGCTCGAATCGTGCGTGGTGCGGGAGATCCGCGAGGAAGTCGGTGTCGAGGTGCGCGACGTGCGATATCTCGGCAGTCAGCCCTGGCCGTTCCCCCGGTCGCTCATGCTGGGATTCGCGGCGATTGCCGATCCCGAGCAGGCGCTGGACTTCCGCGACGGGGAGATCACCGAGGCGCGGTGGTTCACCCGCGAGGAGGTCCGTGCGGCGCTGGCGACGGGCGACTGGGCCTCCGCCGAGGACGCCCCGCTGCTGCTGCCCGGCTCGATCTCCATCGCGCGCGGGATGCTCGAGGGCTGGGCCAAGGACTAG
- a CDS encoding potassium channel family protein — MPGRLRARFSRSDQLTERPDFALVGVLRVPQEQTSPGLAIARRIGYAFAALFLAVVVVYLDRDGYRDAQGDELSLLDCVYYATVSLSTTGYGDITPFTPEARLINILLITPLRVFFLIVLVGTTLSALTESSRQAFKIQRWRRRVRNHTVVIGYGTKGRTAVDAMLGDGVPPSEIVVVDTDPVVLESAAGQGLVTVQGSATKSDVLRLAGVQHASAVIVAANRDDTAVLVTLSAREIAPRAKIVAAIRESENTHLLRQSGADSVVISSETAGRLLGIATTTPNVVEMIEDLLTPEAGFAITERDVEPGEVGGSPRHLKDIVLAVVRDGRMWRIGSPEVDALEASDKLLYIRLVGSPPGAMRG, encoded by the coding sequence ATGCCCGGGAGGTTGCGTGCGCGGTTCAGCCGCTCCGATCAGCTCACCGAGCGCCCCGACTTCGCGCTCGTCGGTGTGCTGCGCGTCCCCCAGGAACAGACGAGTCCCGGACTCGCGATCGCGCGTCGCATCGGCTACGCGTTCGCTGCACTGTTCCTCGCGGTCGTCGTGGTCTACCTCGATCGCGATGGATACCGCGACGCCCAGGGCGACGAACTGTCGCTGCTGGACTGCGTCTACTACGCCACGGTCTCGCTCTCGACCACCGGCTACGGCGACATCACCCCGTTCACACCCGAAGCGCGCCTGATCAACATCCTGCTGATCACCCCGCTCCGGGTGTTCTTCCTCATCGTGCTCGTCGGTACCACTCTGTCGGCACTGACCGAGAGTTCCCGGCAAGCATTCAAGATCCAGCGTTGGAGGCGCCGCGTGCGTAATCACACCGTCGTCATCGGTTACGGCACCAAGGGCCGTACCGCAGTCGACGCGATGCTCGGCGACGGGGTACCCCCGTCCGAGATCGTCGTGGTCGACACCGATCCGGTGGTTCTCGAGTCCGCGGCCGGCCAGGGCCTCGTGACGGTTCAGGGTTCGGCGACGAAGTCCGATGTGCTCAGGCTCGCCGGGGTGCAGCACGCGTCGGCGGTGATCGTCGCCGCGAACCGCGACGACACCGCGGTGCTCGTGACCCTCAGCGCCCGCGAGATCGCCCCGCGCGCGAAGATCGTCGCCGCCATCCGCGAGTCGGAGAACACCCACCTGCTGCGTCAGTCCGGTGCCGACTCGGTGGTCATCTCGTCGGAGACGGCGGGGCGCCTGCTCGGCATCGCCACGACCACTCCGAACGTCGTCGAGATGATCGAGGACCTGCTCACACCGGAAGCCGGATTCGCCATCACCGAACGCGACGTCGAGCCCGGCGAGGTCGGGGGATCTCCCCGGCATCTGAAGGACATCGTCCTCGCCGTCGTCCGCGACGGGCGGATGTGGCGGATCGGTTCGCCCGAGGTCGACGCACTCGAAGCGAGCGACAAACTGCTCTACATCCGGCTGGTGGGTTCGCCGCCGGGCGCCATGCGTGGCTAG
- a CDS encoding DoxX family protein — MSTKAAQRSAIRLSGLLLGVGILHFVRPEPFDGIVPRALPGDARTYTYASGVAEIAVAGALAVPRTRRLGGSLAAALFLAVFPANVQMAVTWLRSPKLSPAAKAVSLARLPLQIPLVTEALKVRRTSSR; from the coding sequence ATGTCCACGAAAGCGGCACAGCGCTCTGCGATCCGGCTGTCAGGTCTTCTTCTCGGCGTCGGAATCCTGCACTTCGTGCGACCGGAACCCTTCGACGGCATCGTGCCGCGCGCCCTGCCGGGTGATGCCCGCACCTACACCTACGCCTCGGGGGTCGCGGAGATCGCCGTCGCCGGCGCGCTCGCCGTGCCCCGCACCCGGCGCCTCGGCGGTTCCCTGGCCGCGGCGCTGTTCCTGGCGGTCTTCCCCGCCAACGTGCAGATGGCCGTGACGTGGCTGCGCAGCCCGAAACTCTCACCCGCCGCCAAGGCGGTGTCGCTCGCCCGGCTCCCGCTGCAGATCCCGCTCGTCACCGAGGCACTGAAGGTCCGCCGCACATCCTCCCGCTGA
- a CDS encoding NAD-dependent epimerase/dehydratase family protein: MDTGRGLKVVVVGATGNLGTGIVEALGREPDVAEIVGVARRPTEWTSPKATFTVADTTTDDFRPIVRGADAVIHLSWLFQPTHRPEVTWKNNVLGAISVFEAAAAEKVPALIYSSSVAAYSPGSSTDRVTEDWPTHGWPGAAYPREKTYLERFLDTLELRAPEMRIVRMRPYFIFKRESATSQGRLFVGPLLPGNLLRSGLLPVMPLVEDLRAQVLHTSDVADAFVRATVRPVRGAFNLATEPPVDGAFLAEMFSARKIPVPRAALREAVRAAWHAHLVPASPGLLDTVLQLPLLDSTRARTELGWEPQYSPPEILEEFLSGLREGAGMPTAPLTPDTAGRRAHEVATGIGQRP, from the coding sequence ATGGACACCGGACGTGGTCTGAAGGTCGTCGTCGTCGGCGCGACCGGCAATCTGGGAACCGGGATCGTCGAGGCGCTCGGACGCGAACCCGACGTCGCCGAGATCGTCGGCGTCGCGCGACGACCGACGGAGTGGACGTCCCCCAAGGCGACCTTCACGGTCGCCGACACCACCACCGACGACTTCCGTCCGATCGTGCGGGGCGCCGACGCGGTGATCCACCTGTCCTGGCTGTTCCAGCCAACTCACCGCCCTGAGGTGACCTGGAAGAACAATGTGCTCGGCGCGATCTCTGTCTTCGAGGCGGCTGCCGCGGAGAAGGTTCCCGCGCTGATCTACTCGTCGTCGGTCGCGGCCTATTCGCCCGGAAGCTCGACGGATCGCGTCACCGAGGACTGGCCCACACACGGATGGCCGGGTGCCGCCTATCCCCGCGAGAAGACGTATCTGGAACGTTTTCTCGACACCCTCGAATTACGGGCGCCGGAGATGCGCATCGTGCGGATGCGGCCCTACTTCATCTTCAAGCGCGAATCGGCGACCTCCCAGGGACGCCTGTTCGTCGGCCCCCTGCTCCCGGGAAACCTGCTGCGCAGCGGACTGCTCCCCGTGATGCCGTTGGTCGAGGATCTGCGTGCCCAGGTACTACACACGAGCGACGTGGCCGACGCCTTCGTCCGTGCGACCGTCCGGCCCGTCCGCGGCGCGTTCAACCTCGCCACGGAACCACCCGTGGACGGCGCGTTCCTGGCAGAGATGTTCTCCGCCAGGAAGATCCCCGTACCGCGTGCAGCACTCCGCGAGGCCGTGAGGGCGGCGTGGCACGCGCATCTCGTTCCTGCCTCCCCCGGCCTGCTCGACACCGTTCTGCAACTTCCGCTGCTCGACAGCACGCGCGCCCGCACAGAACTGGGCTGGGAACCGCAGTATTCGCCGCCCGAGATCCTCGAGGAATTCCTGTCGGGACTGCGGGAAGGAGCCGGGATGCCCACCGCTCCCCTGACACCCGACACCGCCGGGCGCCGGGCACACGAAGTGGCCACCGGTATCGGGCAGCGCCCCTGA